In Elusimicrobiota bacterium, a single genomic region encodes these proteins:
- a CDS encoding O-antigen ligase family protein, whose protein sequence is MNSARRWLLVTAHFMCPLLFFTNLTRNPYVSQIALLNIAIALALAAWALREAARPDGARLPKLPVAWPLAAFVAVWGASWLRAYFGHAEFFRPAISAEGARGAMFLVVNCVAAFWLASTAAAEDEASSDVDLGHWTAFVVFWGLLWVAFPSARTRLGAAPDAFFALAWDPYGAFVWAVGLGAAGWLCRRGRTIDFLHLAFAAGFLASMYGVCQYFNYELVWPNVLNPYGGRAVSTFGNPNFLSTYNAALMPSALALFLLEKDGARRWAYGLLFLILEAALLATLTRSSWGGAAVGVAALALSARLRTRLKEEPRSAGLLLGLALALALGWPSSTIASGYTPTFVGRLTEFSAIAKRDGFYSPWHQRVLIWTAAWTMGKEEPLLGKGGGLFELFYPFYQGSLLHADKFYHNMRTHANNSHNEILEVFSQTGLIGLGAFLWLWGAFFLTAWRWARTKAGEDPVWVGAVAGVAAVLADNLLNVSLHFAVPAFIFWWLAGAAMGRGARDGGAVRTVALPKAARAAAGAALVCACLFAAWWQVRFWNREAWYFAGFKQIRQGNMPAATRSLERSRAWGPREVNAIYELGNAYARSGQPAKAAEAYEGALQANAGYDEIYFNLGTVYASHLGRPDKAGGYFETAWALNPLSDAVVNGLSAFYLRDPAKNKAVAEALLSEATRIFPQNTNHWNNLGYLMTMDKRWAEAEQAYSRALEIQPDAAVLEQNLHAVANQSGRPRAAVLGDLAELRSLDAAVAKGDWSKVSLQRAAALVRRRPTFLKARFLYGSLLLANGRAPEAAVELEGVVAQDPRRAAPRVNLANAYLALKRNEDAAAQLRAALSLEPGNALIRSRLAAMGLAP, encoded by the coding sequence ATGAACTCGGCCCGGCGTTGGCTGTTGGTGACGGCGCATTTCATGTGCCCCCTGCTGTTCTTCACCAACCTCACGCGCAACCCCTACGTCTCGCAGATCGCGCTGCTCAACATCGCGATCGCGCTGGCGCTCGCGGCCTGGGCGCTGCGCGAGGCGGCGCGCCCCGACGGCGCGCGGCTGCCAAAGCTGCCCGTCGCCTGGCCCCTGGCCGCCTTCGTCGCCGTGTGGGGCGCGAGCTGGCTGCGGGCGTACTTCGGCCACGCCGAGTTCTTCCGGCCCGCGATCTCCGCGGAAGGCGCGCGCGGCGCGATGTTCCTCGTCGTGAACTGCGTCGCCGCGTTCTGGCTCGCGTCGACGGCCGCCGCGGAGGACGAGGCGTCGAGCGACGTCGACCTCGGGCATTGGACCGCCTTCGTGGTCTTCTGGGGCCTGCTCTGGGTCGCGTTCCCGTCGGCGCGCACGCGACTCGGCGCCGCGCCGGACGCCTTCTTCGCGCTGGCCTGGGACCCGTACGGCGCCTTCGTCTGGGCCGTCGGCCTCGGCGCGGCGGGCTGGCTGTGCCGGCGCGGCCGCACGATCGACTTCCTCCACCTGGCCTTCGCGGCCGGCTTCCTCGCCTCGATGTACGGCGTGTGCCAGTATTTCAACTACGAGCTGGTCTGGCCCAACGTCCTGAACCCCTACGGCGGCCGCGCGGTCTCGACGTTCGGCAACCCCAACTTCCTCTCGACCTACAACGCGGCGCTGATGCCTTCGGCGCTGGCCCTGTTCCTCTTGGAGAAGGACGGCGCGCGGCGTTGGGCGTACGGCCTCCTGTTCCTGATCCTCGAGGCGGCCCTGCTCGCCACGCTCACGCGCTCCTCATGGGGCGGCGCGGCGGTCGGCGTGGCGGCCCTGGCCCTGTCGGCGCGCCTGCGGACCCGCCTCAAGGAGGAGCCGCGCTCCGCGGGGCTCCTGCTCGGCCTGGCGCTGGCGCTGGCGCTCGGCTGGCCCTCGAGCACGATCGCGTCGGGCTACACGCCCACCTTCGTCGGCCGCCTGACCGAGTTCTCGGCGATCGCCAAGCGCGACGGCTTCTACAGCCCGTGGCATCAGCGCGTCCTGATCTGGACCGCGGCGTGGACGATGGGCAAGGAGGAGCCGCTGCTCGGCAAGGGCGGCGGGCTCTTCGAGCTGTTCTACCCGTTCTATCAGGGCAGCCTGCTCCACGCCGACAAGTTCTACCACAACATGCGCACGCACGCGAACAACTCGCACAACGAGATCCTCGAGGTGTTCTCGCAGACCGGCCTGATCGGCCTCGGCGCGTTCCTGTGGCTGTGGGGCGCCTTCTTCCTCACCGCCTGGCGCTGGGCCAGGACGAAGGCGGGGGAGGACCCCGTCTGGGTCGGCGCCGTCGCCGGCGTCGCCGCGGTGCTCGCCGACAACCTCCTGAACGTGTCCCTGCATTTCGCCGTGCCCGCGTTCATCTTCTGGTGGCTCGCGGGCGCCGCCATGGGGCGGGGCGCGCGCGACGGGGGCGCCGTGCGTACCGTCGCTCTCCCGAAGGCCGCGCGCGCCGCCGCCGGGGCCGCGCTCGTGTGCGCCTGCCTGTTCGCCGCGTGGTGGCAGGTGCGGTTCTGGAACCGCGAGGCCTGGTACTTCGCCGGGTTCAAGCAGATCCGTCAGGGGAACATGCCGGCCGCGACGCGCTCGCTCGAGCGCTCCCGCGCCTGGGGCCCGCGCGAGGTCAACGCGATCTACGAGCTCGGCAACGCCTACGCCCGCTCCGGGCAGCCGGCCAAGGCCGCCGAGGCCTACGAGGGCGCGCTCCAGGCCAACGCCGGGTACGACGAGATCTACTTCAACCTCGGGACCGTGTACGCGTCGCATCTAGGGCGCCCCGACAAGGCGGGAGGCTACTTCGAGACGGCGTGGGCGCTGAACCCCCTGTCGGACGCGGTGGTCAACGGCCTCAGCGCGTTCTACCTCCGCGACCCCGCGAAGAACAAGGCCGTCGCCGAGGCGCTGCTCTCCGAGGCGACGCGGATCTTCCCGCAGAACACGAACCACTGGAACAACCTCGGCTACCTGATGACGATGGACAAGCGCTGGGCCGAGGCCGAGCAGGCGTACTCCCGCGCGCTCGAGATCCAGCCCGACGCGGCCGTGCTCGAGCAGAACCTGCACGCCGTCGCGAACCAGTCGGGGCGGCCGAGGGCGGCGGTCCTGGGAGACCTCGCCGAGCTCCGCTCCCTCGACGCGGCCGTCGCGAAGGGGGACTGGTCGAAGGTCTCGCTGCAGCGCGCCGCCGCGCTCGTGCGGCGCCGGCCGACCTTCCTCAAGGCCCGCTTCCTTTACGGGAGCCTCCTGCTCGCCAACGGCCGCGCCCCGGAGGCCGCCGTCGAGCTCGAGGGCGTCGTGGCCCAGGACCCGCGCCGGGCCGCCCCGCGCGTGAACCTGGCCAACGCCTACCTGGCCCTCAAGCGCAACGAGGACGCGGCGGCCCAACTCCGCGCGGCGCTCTCGCTGGAGCCCGGGAACGCCCTTATACGCTCCCGTTTGGCCGCGATGGGGCTGGCGCCGTAG
- a CDS encoding ABC transporter ATP-binding protein, translating to MLELDSVHAVYGKKIRALKGVSLTVNAGEIVALIGNNGAGKTTIMKTVAGLLQPEKGTVRFQGRDLPGLPPDQIMRMGLSLVPEGRRIFPRLTVMENLEMGAYSRREKDLSREYDHVFHLFPVLGKRRGQFGGTLSGGEQQMLAMGRALMSAPKILMLDEPSMGLAPVVVDKIFEIIELINKEGVTVFLVEQNAKRALRGSTRAYVLETGEIVASSDSATLMKDPAVQKAYLGLH from the coding sequence ATGCTCGAGCTCGACTCCGTGCACGCCGTCTACGGGAAGAAGATCCGCGCACTCAAGGGCGTCTCCCTCACCGTCAACGCCGGAGAGATCGTCGCCCTCATCGGCAACAACGGCGCCGGCAAGACCACCATCATGAAGACCGTGGCCGGCCTGCTCCAGCCCGAGAAGGGTACCGTCCGCTTCCAGGGGCGGGACCTTCCCGGCCTGCCGCCCGACCAGATCATGCGCATGGGTCTGTCTCTGGTCCCCGAGGGCCGCCGTATTTTCCCGCGCTTGACCGTGATGGAGAATCTGGAAATGGGCGCCTACTCGCGCCGCGAGAAGGACCTGTCGCGCGAGTACGACCACGTCTTCCATCTCTTCCCGGTGCTCGGCAAGCGCCGCGGCCAGTTCGGCGGCACGCTGTCCGGCGGCGAGCAGCAGATGCTCGCGATGGGCCGCGCGCTGATGTCCGCGCCGAAGATCCTGATGCTCGACGAGCCGTCGATGGGCCTGGCCCCGGTCGTCGTGGACAAGATCTTCGAGATCATCGAGCTCATCAACAAGGAAGGCGTCACCGTGTTCCTCGTCGAGCAGAACGCCAAGCGCGCCCTGCGCGGCTCCACGCGCGCCTACGTGCTCGAGACGGGGGAGATCGTCGCGTCCTCCGACAGCGCGACCTTGATGAAGGACCCCGCCGTGCAGAAGGCGTACCTCGGTCTGCATTGA
- a CDS encoding type II secretion system protein → MIKNRAGFTLIELLVVVLIIGILASVAVPSYLKSVETTKADDAVSLVNMIGTTNKMYALDHSNSYIVGTFPTTANTGCGTGACPATGPGGGTACELVWCKYLADQNFGSKPYNFYACSPTGGACFASGGTNVTAGAKRKSGTYAAWSYSQSPTGVITNNGGAPAPTY, encoded by the coding sequence ATGATCAAGAACCGCGCCGGCTTCACCCTCATCGAGCTGCTGGTCGTCGTGCTGATCATCGGCATCCTCGCCTCAGTCGCCGTGCCGTCCTACCTGAAGAGCGTCGAGACGACGAAGGCCGACGACGCCGTCTCCCTCGTCAACATGATCGGGACGACCAACAAGATGTACGCCCTCGACCACAGCAACAGCTACATCGTGGGGACCTTCCCCACGACCGCCAACACCGGCTGCGGCACCGGCGCCTGCCCGGCCACGGGCCCCGGCGGCGGCACCGCCTGCGAGCTGGTCTGGTGCAAGTACCTCGCCGACCAGAACTTCGGCTCCAAGCCCTACAACTTCTACGCGTGCAGCCCCACCGGCGGAGCGTGCTTCGCCAGCGGCGGAACGAACGTGACGGCGGGAGCCAAGCGCAAATCCGGGACGTACGCGGCGTGGAGCTATTCGCAGAGCCCCACCGGGGTCATCACCAACAATGGCGGCGCGCCAGCACCGACCTATTGA
- a CDS encoding DUF167 domain-containing protein, whose amino-acid sequence MKTIRVKVKPQSRESTLQEAGDGTWIARVKAPPVDGKANAELAELVAERFGVRKAQVAIKSGAGARLKLVQIDS is encoded by the coding sequence ATGAAGACCATCCGCGTCAAAGTGAAGCCCCAGTCCCGGGAATCGACCCTGCAGGAAGCGGGCGACGGGACCTGGATCGCGCGCGTCAAGGCGCCGCCCGTCGACGGGAAGGCCAACGCCGAGCTCGCGGAGCTGGTGGCCGAGCGCTTCGGCGTGCGCAAGGCGCAGGTGGCGATCAAGAGCGGCGCGGGCGCGCGGCTCAAGCTCGTTCAAATCGACTCCTGA
- a CDS encoding type II secretion system F family protein: MARYAYTVQDSKGETSSGALEANNENEAINALQAKGFFILSIIADKTSGAGGGKASSGGGGKPALRDLIFFAEQLSTLLNGGVPLVRALSLLGENSSSKPLQFALAQVTKDVSSGTALYRALERHPKAFDTLWVSLVQAGEMGGQLPKVLKQIGAYIHSQAEIQGKIVSAMAYPGVLMTVSGGVLLFFILKIVPVFAEIFASFNVKLPPLTAAIIVVSNILVHHLGALIISLVAIWFVINAYTSTESGQETKWALLFGLPLVGDFLKNIMIERMLTTLSTLIESGVSILNAISVLEGVFANNIIFRRVLASVKADVAGGKSISQSFKKTGALPPLVTEMMFMGEESGKLPDMLVTLSSFYKEQIEQFTRSFNAIIEPIMVVGIGMLVGVIVLAVFLPVFKLSSLGK, from the coding sequence ATGGCCCGCTACGCATACACCGTCCAGGACAGCAAAGGGGAGACCTCTTCGGGAGCTCTCGAGGCCAACAACGAGAACGAGGCGATCAACGCCCTCCAGGCCAAGGGCTTCTTCATCCTGTCCATCATCGCGGACAAGACGAGCGGCGCGGGCGGAGGCAAGGCCTCCTCCGGCGGCGGCGGGAAGCCCGCCCTTCGCGACCTCATCTTCTTCGCCGAGCAGCTCTCGACCCTCCTCAACGGCGGCGTGCCCCTCGTCCGGGCGCTGTCTTTGCTGGGCGAGAACTCCAGCTCCAAGCCCCTCCAGTTCGCGCTCGCCCAGGTCACCAAGGACGTCTCGAGCGGCACGGCGCTCTACCGCGCCCTGGAGCGCCATCCCAAGGCCTTCGACACGCTGTGGGTCTCCCTCGTGCAGGCCGGCGAGATGGGCGGCCAGCTGCCCAAGGTGCTCAAGCAGATCGGCGCCTACATCCACTCCCAGGCCGAGATCCAGGGCAAGATCGTCTCCGCCATGGCCTACCCCGGCGTGCTGATGACGGTGTCCGGCGGCGTCCTCCTGTTCTTCATCCTGAAGATCGTCCCCGTCTTCGCCGAGATCTTCGCGAGCTTCAACGTGAAGCTCCCGCCCCTGACCGCGGCGATCATCGTCGTCTCGAACATCCTCGTCCACCACCTCGGGGCCCTCATCATCTCGCTGGTGGCGATCTGGTTCGTCATCAACGCCTACACCTCGACGGAGTCCGGGCAGGAGACCAAATGGGCCCTGCTGTTCGGCCTGCCCCTGGTGGGGGACTTCCTGAAGAACATCATGATCGAGCGCATGCTGACCACGCTCTCCACCTTGATCGAGTCCGGCGTCAGCATCCTCAACGCGATCTCCGTGCTCGAGGGCGTCTTCGCCAACAACATCATCTTCCGGCGCGTCCTGGCCTCGGTCAAGGCCGACGTCGCCGGCGGCAAGTCCATCTCGCAGTCCTTCAAGAAGACCGGCGCGCTCCCGCCGCTGGTCACCGAGATGATGTTCATGGGCGAGGAGTCGGGCAAGCTGCCGGACATGCTCGTCACCTTGTCCTCGTTCTACAAGGAGCAGATCGAGCAGTTCACCCGCAGCTTCAACGCGATCATCGAGCCGATCATGGTCGTCGGCATCGGCATGCTCGTCGGCGTCATCGTGCTCGCCGTCTTCCTTCCCGTCTTCAAACTGTCGAGCCTGGGGAAATAA
- a CDS encoding OmpA family protein yields the protein MRLEPSYFTSLKNIAIIVVLLGLGGPPVLAQSDDESGGAGLSRPMQIAVHFYETGEDIQAMDRFMEILTKGDPSERSMANEYINLITHRMNTAGGAGGTPKAKLGVSVAEPVNPGVASPIKRADPAAGARVAPETISDGEAAPSSRTPRFDSIDDDSARTSARKKAAPARARADDMPAANKALMRKEIRARLRSAVEKSLVDIKSIAGVRVVMRENGDPEAIGIPTGSLFQTGIAFQPGASKILDPLTKLVFALGTTQAVILPEGTAVGDAKVMDMRRTMGISSHFFNAGVAPPRVRVNLLNTQVDIPKGLMDFKGVVIVFVYNQPLSLVVESAVGDELGPPISLGVYPPSFRPARGQGVIIEFSVSDPPAGLVSWKFQLLQPSRDGTELAPLQDVVGGGPVFHQIFWNGKQNYFGESLPAGRYECVLTALDAKNRQRSQHRWIQVLDDGPSERMLADQAAPEGSRAEPVSAAEKPAAPAASAPLAPSADMAGAAEKPLVAGVKAAPRAVELKPRSETPRVKRQVVKRPVRGKKAGKADKGKAARVTQPKAAEAQPQEEAAAPAEAAVEKAPARSSASEWALTFNKGTYQLTAAAEKLLAAAAAAVPTHPLENLRVTGHSGSEEANGAALADKRAKMVASILVNRYQVDSKRIFMTSDASGAGAKVDLAFARTE from the coding sequence ATGCGCCTGGAACCGAGCTATTTCACGTCTTTGAAGAACATCGCCATCATCGTCGTCCTACTCGGGCTCGGAGGCCCGCCCGTCCTCGCTCAGTCCGACGACGAGAGCGGGGGAGCCGGCTTGAGCCGCCCCATGCAGATCGCCGTGCATTTCTACGAGACGGGCGAGGACATTCAGGCGATGGACCGATTCATGGAGATCCTGACGAAGGGCGACCCGTCCGAGCGCTCGATGGCCAACGAGTACATCAATCTGATCACGCACCGGATGAACACCGCCGGCGGAGCGGGAGGGACCCCGAAGGCGAAGCTCGGCGTCTCGGTCGCCGAACCCGTCAACCCGGGCGTCGCGAGCCCGATCAAGCGCGCCGACCCGGCCGCGGGCGCCCGCGTCGCGCCCGAGACGATCAGCGACGGCGAGGCCGCCCCGTCCTCGCGCACGCCCCGCTTCGACTCGATCGACGACGACTCCGCGCGCACGTCGGCCCGCAAGAAGGCCGCGCCCGCCCGCGCCCGCGCCGACGACATGCCGGCGGCGAACAAGGCCCTGATGCGCAAGGAGATCCGCGCCCGACTGCGCAGCGCCGTCGAGAAGAGCCTCGTCGACATCAAGTCCATCGCGGGAGTGCGCGTCGTGATGCGCGAGAACGGCGACCCCGAGGCGATCGGCATCCCGACGGGCTCCCTGTTCCAGACCGGCATCGCGTTCCAGCCCGGCGCGTCCAAGATCCTCGACCCGCTGACGAAGCTCGTGTTCGCGCTCGGCACGACCCAGGCCGTGATCCTGCCCGAAGGCACCGCGGTCGGCGACGCCAAGGTCATGGACATGCGCCGCACGATGGGCATCTCGTCGCACTTCTTCAACGCCGGCGTGGCGCCGCCCCGCGTGCGCGTCAACCTGCTGAACACGCAGGTGGACATCCCGAAGGGCCTGATGGATTTCAAGGGCGTGGTCATCGTGTTCGTGTACAACCAGCCGCTGAGCCTCGTCGTGGAGAGCGCGGTCGGCGACGAGCTCGGGCCGCCCATCTCGCTGGGCGTGTACCCGCCGTCGTTCCGGCCCGCGCGCGGCCAGGGCGTCATCATCGAATTCTCCGTCTCCGACCCGCCCGCGGGCCTCGTGTCCTGGAAGTTCCAGCTGCTGCAGCCGTCCCGCGACGGGACGGAGCTCGCGCCGCTGCAGGACGTGGTCGGCGGCGGCCCGGTGTTCCATCAGATCTTCTGGAACGGGAAGCAGAACTACTTCGGCGAGTCGCTGCCGGCCGGCCGCTACGAGTGCGTGCTGACGGCGCTCGACGCCAAGAACCGCCAGCGCTCGCAGCATCGCTGGATACAGGTGCTCGACGACGGGCCTTCCGAGCGCATGCTCGCCGACCAGGCCGCGCCGGAAGGCTCCCGCGCGGAGCCGGTCTCCGCCGCGGAGAAGCCGGCCGCGCCCGCCGCCTCGGCCCCGCTCGCGCCCAGCGCCGACATGGCCGGCGCGGCGGAGAAGCCGCTCGTGGCCGGCGTGAAGGCCGCGCCGAGGGCCGTCGAGCTCAAGCCCCGCTCTGAGACGCCCCGCGTCAAGCGGCAGGTCGTCAAGCGTCCCGTCCGCGGCAAGAAGGCGGGCAAGGCTGATAAAGGGAAGGCCGCCCGCGTGACCCAGCCCAAGGCCGCCGAGGCGCAGCCCCAGGAAGAGGCCGCGGCCCCGGCCGAGGCCGCAGTGGAGAAGGCGCCGGCGAGATCGTCGGCCTCGGAATGGGCTTTGACCTTCAACAAGGGGACCTACCAGCTGACGGCGGCGGCCGAGAAGCTCCTCGCCGCGGCCGCGGCGGCGGTGCCCACGCACCCGCTCGAGAACCTGCGCGTCACGGGCCACAGCGGCTCGGAGGAAGCCAACGGCGCGGCGCTCGCCGACAAGCGCGCCAAGATGGTGGCCAGCATCCTCGTCAACCGCTATCAGGTGGATTCCAAGAGGATCTTCATGACCTCCGACGCCTCCGGCGCCGGCGCGAAGGTCGATCTGGCGTTCGCGAGGACCGAATGA
- the tadA gene encoding Flp pilus assembly complex ATPase component TadA, whose amino-acid sequence MSNLAEILVSSGVLTEDQRDKAQKAATQSRCSFNEAAVKLGFTKEDDIAVALSKQYGIPYASRENKILKSEKGQALEKVIPENYARENLVLPLFLDDNVLAVALHDPDNVLLIDNLKLLSGHEIQAFIATKTQILKAIDEFYVGGSAIENTLNAKKGEDEIEEATSTGDERLNLDQLAVDAAGAQTVSLINAILKQSIQERTSDIHIEKYDDRVALRFRIDGILYERSPPPKHLFAAMISRIKILSKLDIAERRLPQDGQFSIKVQNRVIDLRVSICPCVFGEKVVMRILDKGAVDLDINKVGLDPRQRDDIIEAANKPHGLFFMTGPTGSGKTTTLGAILNTIKSPDINIMTIEDPVELKIEGINQVQVRANIGLTFASALRSFLRQDPDVILVGEVRDQETAQTCLRAALTGHLVISTLHTNDALSCVARLIDMGIEPFMLANSLQLAAAQRLVRLLCPLCKKPAKVPAELAEQVVREALLEQPPDPASVVFYEARGCDKCSRTGYSGRKAIYEVYKLNAAMKEIIYRYGADVGKLKKAGEEAGMWTMRASGFRKVLNGLTTIDEVMSVTVSD is encoded by the coding sequence ATGTCCAATCTAGCCGAGATCCTGGTGAGCAGCGGCGTCCTGACCGAGGACCAGCGCGACAAGGCCCAGAAGGCCGCGACGCAGAGCCGCTGCTCGTTCAACGAGGCCGCGGTCAAGCTCGGGTTCACCAAGGAAGACGACATCGCCGTCGCCCTCTCGAAGCAGTACGGCATCCCGTACGCCTCGCGCGAGAACAAGATCCTCAAGTCGGAGAAGGGTCAGGCCCTCGAGAAGGTCATCCCCGAGAACTACGCCCGCGAGAACCTGGTCCTGCCGCTGTTCCTCGACGATAACGTGCTCGCCGTCGCCCTGCATGACCCGGACAACGTCCTCCTGATCGACAACCTCAAGCTCCTCAGCGGCCACGAGATCCAGGCCTTCATCGCCACCAAGACCCAGATCCTCAAGGCGATCGACGAGTTCTACGTCGGCGGCAGCGCCATCGAGAACACGCTCAACGCGAAGAAGGGGGAGGACGAGATCGAGGAGGCGACGTCGACCGGCGACGAGCGCCTCAACCTCGACCAGCTCGCGGTCGACGCGGCCGGCGCCCAGACCGTCTCGCTCATCAACGCCATCCTCAAGCAGTCGATCCAGGAGCGCACGTCGGACATCCACATCGAGAAATACGACGACCGCGTCGCCCTGCGCTTCCGCATCGACGGCATCCTCTACGAGCGCAGCCCCCCGCCGAAGCACCTCTTCGCCGCCATGATCTCGCGCATCAAGATCTTGTCGAAGCTCGACATCGCCGAGCGCCGCCTCCCGCAGGACGGACAGTTCTCCATCAAGGTGCAGAACCGCGTCATCGACCTGCGCGTCTCGATCTGCCCCTGCGTGTTCGGCGAGAAGGTCGTCATGCGTATTCTGGACAAGGGCGCCGTCGACCTCGACATCAACAAAGTAGGCCTCGATCCCAGACAGCGCGACGACATCATCGAGGCGGCCAACAAGCCGCACGGCCTGTTCTTCATGACCGGCCCGACGGGCTCCGGCAAGACGACCACGCTCGGCGCCATCCTCAACACGATCAAGAGCCCCGACATCAACATCATGACGATCGAGGACCCGGTCGAGCTCAAGATCGAGGGGATCAACCAAGTACAGGTCCGTGCCAATATCGGGCTCACCTTCGCCTCGGCCCTGCGCTCCTTCCTGCGCCAGGACCCCGACGTCATCCTGGTCGGAGAGGTCCGCGACCAGGAGACGGCGCAGACCTGCCTGCGCGCCGCGCTCACGGGCCACCTCGTGATCTCGACGCTCCACACCAACGACGCGCTGTCCTGCGTCGCCCGCCTCATCGACATGGGCATCGAGCCCTTCATGCTCGCGAACTCCCTGCAGCTGGCCGCCGCTCAGCGCCTCGTGCGCCTGCTGTGCCCGCTGTGCAAGAAGCCCGCCAAGGTCCCGGCCGAGCTGGCCGAGCAGGTGGTGCGCGAGGCGCTCCTCGAGCAGCCGCCGGACCCCGCCTCCGTCGTGTTCTACGAGGCCCGCGGCTGCGACAAGTGCTCGCGCACCGGCTACTCGGGCCGGAAAGCGATCTACGAGGTCTACAAGCTCAACGCCGCGATGAAGGAGATCATCTACCGCTACGGCGCGGACGTGGGCAAGCTCAAGAAGGCGGGCGAGGAAGCCGGCATGTGGACGATGCGCGCCTCCGGCTTCCGCAAGGTGCTCAACGGGCTGACCACGATCGACGAGGTGATGTCCGTCACCGTGTCGGATTGA